A section of the Enterobacter sp. C2 genome encodes:
- the anmK gene encoding anhydro-N-acetylmuramic acid kinase: MKSGRYIGVMSGTSLDGVDVVLAAIDDRMVAQQASLSWPIPVSLKEAILAICQGQQLTLSQLGQLDSRLGKLFADAVLALLKQENLRPQEIVAIGCHGQTVWHEPLGDAPNTLQIGDNNQIVARTGITVVGDFRRRDIALGGQGAPLVPAFHQALLAHPVERRMVLNIGGIANLSLLFPGQPVRGYDTGPGNMLMDAWIWRQKGQPYDKDARWARAGNVIRPLLQQMLSDPWFARPAPKSTGREYFNYGWLERQLAHFPGLSGSDVQATLAELTAVSIAEQVLLSGGCERLLVCGGGGRNPLVMARLASLLPGIEVGTTDEAGISGDDMEALAFAWLAWRTIAGLPGNLPSVTGATQPSVLGAIFPANPRHNQT, from the coding sequence ATGAAATCGGGTCGCTATATTGGCGTCATGTCAGGCACCAGCCTGGATGGGGTAGATGTTGTCCTCGCGGCAATTGACGATCGCATGGTGGCGCAGCAGGCAAGCCTGAGCTGGCCTATTCCCGTGTCGCTGAAAGAGGCCATACTCGCTATCTGTCAGGGTCAACAGCTGACGCTCTCTCAACTGGGGCAACTGGATAGCCGGCTGGGCAAACTGTTTGCCGATGCCGTACTGGCGCTGCTGAAACAGGAGAACCTGCGACCGCAGGAGATTGTCGCCATCGGCTGCCACGGCCAGACCGTCTGGCATGAGCCCTTGGGCGATGCGCCGAATACGCTACAGATTGGCGACAATAACCAGATCGTCGCCCGCACCGGAATTACGGTCGTAGGCGATTTTCGCCGCCGGGATATCGCCCTCGGCGGGCAGGGTGCACCGCTGGTGCCTGCTTTTCATCAGGCGCTGCTGGCGCATCCGGTAGAGCGGCGCATGGTGCTTAACATTGGCGGCATTGCCAATCTCTCTCTGCTCTTTCCTGGCCAGCCGGTCAGAGGGTACGACACCGGTCCAGGCAATATGCTGATGGATGCGTGGATCTGGCGACAGAAGGGCCAGCCCTACGATAAGGACGCCCGGTGGGCAAGGGCGGGTAACGTCATCCGGCCGCTGTTGCAGCAGATGCTCAGCGATCCGTGGTTTGCCCGCCCCGCACCGAAAAGCACCGGACGGGAGTACTTTAACTACGGCTGGCTGGAGCGTCAGCTCGCCCATTTCCCTGGGCTCTCAGGCAGCGATGTGCAGGCGACCCTGGCAGAGCTGACGGCAGTCAGCATTGCCGAGCAGGTGCTGTTGAGCGGCGGCTGCGAGCGTCTGCTGGTCTGCGGCGGCGGGGGACGAAACCCGCTGGTAATGGCGCGACTCGCGAGCCTGCTGCCGGGCATTGAGGTCGGCACCACCGACGAGGCGGGCATTAGCGGCGACGATATGGAAGCGCTGGCCTTCGCCTGGCTGGCGTGGCGCACCATTGCCGGTCTGCCCGGAAATCTTCCCTCCGTGACCGGTGCCACGCAGCCCAGCGTGCTTGGGGCCATCTTTCCCGCGAATCCACGGCATAATCAGACATAA
- a CDS encoding HlyD family secretion protein, translating into MSFKTIKYFSTIAIAVVAVLAGWWVWNYYMQSPWTRDGKVRAEQVSITPQVSGSITRLTIKDNQYVNAGDLLLTIDRTPFNIAILNAQAELAKARSDLAKATNEASRRQHLSRNYISAEDMDTANLNVKAAKATVEAAEAAFKNAQWQLEQTDVRAPVAGWVTNLSTRTGDYATTGQPLFALVDSHSFYVMGYFEETKLRHIREGAPAVITLYSSNVKLQGHVSSIGRAIYDQSIESDSGLVPDIKPNVPWVRLAQRVPVRIAFDSLPRDITLISGTTCSVAIGQR; encoded by the coding sequence ATGTCGTTTAAAACAATTAAATATTTTTCAACAATTGCGATCGCCGTCGTCGCGGTGCTGGCAGGTTGGTGGGTGTGGAACTACTACATGCAGTCCCCATGGACCCGCGACGGCAAAGTCCGCGCGGAGCAGGTAAGTATAACGCCCCAGGTTTCCGGTAGCATAACCCGGCTCACGATTAAAGATAATCAGTACGTCAACGCAGGCGATCTGCTGCTGACCATTGACCGAACGCCTTTTAACATAGCGATTCTTAATGCGCAAGCCGAGCTGGCTAAAGCGCGATCGGACCTCGCAAAAGCCACCAACGAAGCCAGCCGCCGCCAGCATTTGTCGCGCAACTATATCTCCGCAGAAGATATGGATACTGCTAATCTGAACGTTAAAGCGGCCAAGGCCACCGTTGAAGCAGCCGAAGCGGCTTTCAAAAACGCGCAGTGGCAGCTTGAGCAAACCGACGTTCGCGCCCCGGTGGCAGGCTGGGTAACCAATCTTTCGACCCGGACAGGTGACTACGCCACTACGGGCCAGCCCTTGTTCGCCCTTGTCGATAGCCACTCGTTTTATGTTATGGGTTATTTTGAAGAGACAAAACTGCGCCATATTCGCGAGGGCGCACCGGCCGTTATTACGCTTTATAGCAGCAACGTAAAGTTACAGGGTCACGTATCCAGTATTGGGCGGGCTATCTACGATCAAAGCATAGAGAGCGATTCCGGCCTGGTACCCGACATCAAGCCCAATGTTCCCTGGGTACGCCTGGCGCAGCGCGTGCCAGTGCGAATAGCGTTTGATTCACTGCCCAGGGATATCACGCTGATTTCCGGTACGACGTGCAGCGTTGCGATTGGTCAGCGCTAA
- a CDS encoding alkene reductase, with translation MSNKLFTPLKVGAITAANRVFMAPLTRLRSIEPGDIPTPLMGEYYRQRASAGLIISEATQISAQAKGYAGAPGLHSPEQVAAWKKITDGVHAENGHMAVQLWHTGRISHASIQPGGNAPVAPSAINAGTRTSLRDENGNAIRVDTSTPRALDISEIPGIVDDFRKAVANAREAGFDLVELHSAHGYLLHQFLSPSSNHRTDEYGGSVENRARLVLEVIDAVSKEWSAERIGIRLSPIGTFQNTDNGDNEEADALYLIEELAKRGIAYLHLSEPDWAGGQPYTDAFREKVRARFHGPIVGAGAYSPEKAENLIAKGLIDAVAFGRDYIANPDLVERLQRKAELNPQRPESFYGGGAEGYTDYPTL, from the coding sequence ATGTCGAACAAACTGTTTACCCCACTGAAAGTGGGTGCGATTACTGCGGCGAACCGCGTTTTTATGGCTCCGCTGACGCGTCTGCGCAGCATTGAGCCAGGCGATATCCCTACTCCGCTGATGGGTGAATACTACCGTCAGCGCGCCAGCGCCGGGTTGATCATCAGCGAGGCAACGCAGATCTCTGCTCAGGCTAAAGGCTATGCCGGTGCCCCTGGCCTGCACAGCCCTGAGCAGGTAGCGGCATGGAAGAAGATCACCGACGGCGTTCACGCTGAAAATGGCCACATGGCAGTGCAGCTCTGGCATACCGGGCGTATCTCTCACGCCAGCATCCAGCCGGGCGGCAACGCGCCGGTGGCTCCGTCCGCCATTAACGCCGGGACCCGCACCTCGCTGCGTGACGAGAACGGTAACGCTATTCGCGTTGATACCTCTACGCCTCGCGCGCTGGATATCAGTGAGATCCCGGGCATTGTTGACGATTTCCGCAAGGCCGTGGCTAACGCGCGCGAAGCAGGATTCGACCTGGTAGAGCTGCACTCCGCTCATGGCTACCTGCTGCACCAGTTCCTCTCGCCTTCTTCTAATCATCGTACCGACGAGTACGGCGGCAGCGTTGAGAACCGCGCCCGTCTGGTGCTGGAAGTGATCGACGCCGTAAGCAAAGAGTGGAGCGCGGAGCGTATCGGCATCCGTCTCTCCCCGATCGGTACGTTCCAGAACACTGACAATGGCGATAACGAAGAGGCCGATGCGCTCTACCTGATCGAAGAGTTAGCTAAGCGCGGCATTGCCTACCTGCACCTCTCCGAGCCGGACTGGGCCGGTGGCCAGCCCTATACCGATGCGTTCCGTGAAAAAGTGCGTGCGCGTTTCCATGGTCCTATCGTGGGTGCCGGTGCCTATTCACCTGAGAAAGCGGAAAACCTGATTGCCAAAGGGCTGATCGATGCGGTGGCCTTTGGCCGCGACTACATCGCTAACCCGGACCTGGTAGAGCGCCTGCAGCGCAAAGCTGAGCTGAACCCGCAGCGCCCGGAGAGTTTCTACGGCGGCGGCGCGGAAGGCTACACCGACTACCCGACGCTGTAA
- the slyA gene encoding transcriptional regulator SlyA translates to MKLESPLGSDLARLVRIWRALIDHRLKPLELTQTHWVTLHNIHQLPPEQSQIQLAKAIGIEQPSLVRTLDQLEEKGLISRQTCASDRRAKRIKLTEKAAPIIDEMESVINKTRGEILAGISASELEQLITLVGRLEHNIIELQARD, encoded by the coding sequence ATGAAATTGGAATCGCCATTGGGTTCTGATCTGGCACGTTTAGTACGTATCTGGCGTGCATTGATTGACCATCGCCTAAAACCTCTGGAATTGACGCAGACACACTGGGTAACGCTGCATAATATCCATCAGCTGCCGCCCGAACAGTCGCAAATTCAACTGGCAAAAGCGATCGGCATTGAACAGCCGTCGTTGGTGCGTACGCTGGATCAGCTGGAAGAGAAGGGGCTGATCTCTCGTCAGACCTGTGCCAGCGACCGTCGTGCAAAACGTATCAAGCTCACCGAGAAGGCCGCTCCGATCATTGATGAGATGGAGTCCGTCATCAATAAAACCCGTGGGGAGATCCTCGCCGGTATCTCTGCCAGCGAGCTGGAGCAGCTCATCACTCTGGTGGGTCGACTTGAACATAATATTATTGAGTTACAGGCGCGTGACTAA
- a CDS encoding DUF1656 domain-containing protein translates to MTLTLNATGLPLQDLVIGASLYFPPFFKAFACGFIIWLVAHRLFRDWIYSGEIWHPLLMDLSIFTLCVCLSFVLLVAW, encoded by the coding sequence GTGACGCTTACGCTTAATGCAACAGGATTGCCCTTACAGGATCTGGTGATCGGCGCATCTCTCTATTTCCCTCCATTTTTCAAGGCGTTCGCCTGCGGTTTCATCATCTGGCTGGTGGCGCATCGTCTGTTTCGCGACTGGATCTATTCGGGGGAAATATGGCATCCCCTGCTGATGGATCTGTCGATCTTTACGCTTTGCGTCTGTCTGAGTTTTGTATTGCTGGTTGCGTGGTGA
- the mliC gene encoding C-type lysozyme inhibitor, producing the protein MKRLLIALLPVMLAGCTTYNQFMERMHTDTLTYQCDDEKPLTVKLNQTRQEVSFMLEDTPLTLQQGLSASGARYTDGIYVFWSKGDNATVYKHDRIILNNCQLQTPQR; encoded by the coding sequence ATGAAAAGATTATTGATTGCTTTATTACCCGTAATGCTTGCCGGATGTACGACCTACAACCAGTTTATGGAGCGTATGCACACCGACACGCTGACCTACCAGTGCGATGATGAAAAACCGTTGACGGTTAAGCTCAACCAGACCCGGCAAGAGGTCAGCTTCATGCTGGAAGATACGCCGCTGACGTTGCAGCAGGGCCTTTCCGCCTCTGGCGCGCGCTACACCGACGGAATCTACGTCTTCTGGTCTAAAGGGGATAACGCCACGGTTTACAAGCACGATCGCATTATCTTGAATAACTGCCAGCTACAAACCCCGCAGCGTTGA
- a CDS encoding TetR/AcrR family transcriptional regulator, translated as MNRDTEYDTREHLLATGEQLCMHRGFTGMGLSELLKTAEVPKGSFYHYFRSKEAFGVAMLERHYVGYHQRLVHHFAHGNGNYRDRLIAYFQETLNQFSQKGIISGCLTVKLSAEVCDLSEDMRSAMDRGASRIIALLAEALENGRRSRCLAFEGDALTQGQVLYALWLGANLQAKISRSALPLESAVAHAKTILITPE; from the coding sequence ATGAACAGAGATACCGAATACGATACCCGTGAACACTTACTGGCAACCGGCGAGCAGCTCTGCATGCATCGAGGGTTTACCGGCATGGGTCTCAGCGAGCTACTGAAAACGGCAGAAGTGCCGAAGGGCTCGTTTTATCACTATTTTCGCTCAAAAGAGGCGTTTGGCGTGGCCATGCTTGAGCGTCACTATGTTGGCTACCACCAGCGGCTGGTGCACCACTTTGCTCACGGCAACGGTAACTACCGCGATCGGCTGATCGCCTATTTCCAGGAGACGCTGAATCAGTTCTCGCAGAAGGGGATCATTAGCGGTTGCCTGACGGTGAAGCTTTCAGCTGAGGTGTGCGATCTCTCTGAAGATATGCGCAGCGCAATGGACAGAGGTGCAAGCCGCATCATCGCCCTGCTGGCCGAGGCGCTGGAGAACGGGCGTCGTTCCCGCTGTCTGGCATTTGAAGGCGATGCCCTGACCCAGGGACAGGTTCTCTATGCCCTGTGGCTGGGAGCCAATTTGCAGGCTAAGATTTCCCGCAGTGCCCTACCGCTGGAGAGCGCGGTGGCACATGCTAAAACAATACTTATCACGCCTGAGTAA
- a CDS encoding aldo/keto reductase family oxidoreductase — protein MVQRITLAPQGPEFSRFVMGYWRLMEWNMSPRQLVSFIEAHLDLGVTTVDHADIYGGYQCEAAFGEALKLAPHLRERMEVVSKCGIATTAHPEHVIGHYITDKQHIIHSAEQSLANLATDRLDLLLIHRPDPLMDADEIAEAFLQLHQSGKVRHFGVSNFTPAQFALLQSRLPFTLATNQVEISPVYQPLLLDGTLDQLQQLRIRPMAWSCLGGGRLFSDEAFQPLRDELAQVAQEINAETIEQVVYAWVMALPSKPLPIIGSGKIERVRAAIAAEALTLTRQQWFRIRKAALGYDVP, from the coding sequence ATGGTTCAGCGTATTACCCTCGCCCCTCAGGGGCCAGAGTTCTCCCGTTTTGTCATGGGCTACTGGCGTCTGATGGAGTGGAACATGTCCCCACGCCAGCTGGTCAGCTTTATTGAGGCACATCTGGATCTGGGGGTCACCACGGTCGATCACGCCGATATCTACGGCGGCTATCAGTGCGAGGCCGCCTTTGGCGAGGCGCTTAAGCTGGCTCCGCACCTGCGCGAGCGTATGGAAGTGGTCTCAAAATGTGGCATTGCCACCACCGCGCATCCAGAGCACGTTATCGGCCACTACATCACCGACAAGCAGCATATTATTCACAGCGCCGAGCAGTCCCTGGCAAACCTGGCAACCGATCGCCTCGATCTGCTCCTTATCCACCGTCCTGATCCACTGATGGATGCCGACGAGATTGCCGAGGCGTTTCTTCAGCTCCACCAGAGCGGCAAGGTGCGCCACTTCGGCGTCTCTAACTTTACGCCGGCACAGTTTGCGCTATTGCAGTCGCGCCTGCCGTTCACCCTCGCGACGAATCAGGTTGAGATCTCCCCGGTGTACCAGCCGCTGCTGCTTGACGGCACGCTCGACCAGCTGCAGCAGCTGCGGATTCGTCCGATGGCATGGTCCTGCCTCGGCGGTGGGCGGTTGTTTAGCGATGAGGCTTTCCAGCCGCTGCGCGACGAGCTGGCTCAGGTCGCTCAGGAGATCAACGCAGAAACCATTGAACAGGTGGTCTATGCCTGGGTAATGGCGCTGCCGTCGAAGCCGCTGCCGATTATCGGCTCCGGCAAAATCGAGCGCGTGCGTGCAGCCATTGCCGCTGAGGCGCTCACGCTTACCCGCCAACAGTGGTTCCGCATCCGCAAAGCCGCGCTGGGGTACGACGTACCCTGA
- the slyB gene encoding outer membrane lipoprotein SlyB, translated as MILRTLAVSLIGFTLAGCANDSTLSGDVYSASEAKQVQNVTYGTIVNVRPVQIQGGDDNNVIGALGGAVLGGFLGNTVGGGAGRSLATAAGAVAGGVAGQGVQGAVNKSQGVELEIRKDDGNTIMVVQKQGNTRFAAGQRVVMASNGSQVTVSPR; from the coding sequence ATGATTTTACGTACACTGGCAGTTTCCCTGATTGGTTTCACTCTGGCAGGCTGTGCGAATGACAGCACTCTGTCAGGCGACGTTTACAGCGCATCCGAAGCGAAACAGGTGCAAAATGTCACTTACGGTACCATTGTCAATGTGCGACCGGTGCAGATTCAGGGCGGCGATGACAATAACGTCATTGGTGCGCTGGGCGGTGCGGTACTGGGTGGTTTCCTCGGTAACACCGTAGGCGGCGGCGCGGGCCGTTCGCTGGCTACCGCCGCAGGCGCTGTAGCAGGTGGCGTGGCCGGTCAAGGCGTGCAGGGCGCGGTGAATAAAAGCCAGGGTGTAGAGCTGGAGATCCGCAAAGACGACGGTAACACCATTATGGTGGTGCAGAAACAGGGTAATACCCGCTTCGCAGCTGGCCAGCGTGTGGTTATGGCAAGCAACGGCAGCCAGGTGACCGTCTCTCCACGCTAA
- the pdxY gene encoding pyridoxal kinase PdxY, with product MKNILAIQSHVVFGHAGNSAAEFPMRRLGANVWPLNTVQFSNHTQYGKWTGCVMPPAHLTEIVQGIADIDKLKTCDAVLTGYLGSAEQGEHILGIVRQVKAANPQAKYFCDPVMGHPEKGCIVAPGVAEFHARYALPASDIIAPNLIELEMLCGHPVNSISEAVSAARELIAQGPEIVLIKHLARAAKSMACFEMLLVTQSEAWHISRPLVDFGMRQPVGVGDVTSGLLLVKLLQGTSLRDALEHVTAAVYEIMLTTKAMGEYELQVVAAQDRIARPEHLFRAVEV from the coding sequence ATGAAGAATATCCTCGCCATCCAGTCTCACGTCGTCTTTGGGCATGCCGGCAACAGCGCCGCTGAGTTCCCGATGCGCCGCCTTGGCGCAAACGTCTGGCCGCTTAACACGGTTCAGTTCTCTAACCACACTCAGTACGGCAAGTGGACCGGCTGCGTGATGCCACCCGCACACCTGACCGAAATTGTGCAGGGTATTGCCGATATCGACAAGCTGAAGACGTGCGATGCGGTGTTAACCGGCTACCTCGGCTCAGCCGAGCAGGGCGAGCATATTCTGGGTATTGTGCGGCAGGTTAAAGCAGCTAATCCGCAGGCAAAATACTTCTGCGATCCGGTGATGGGCCATCCAGAGAAGGGGTGCATCGTTGCGCCCGGCGTCGCGGAGTTTCATGCGCGCTATGCATTACCCGCCAGCGATATTATTGCCCCAAACCTGATTGAGCTGGAGATGCTCTGTGGTCACCCCGTTAACAGCATCAGCGAGGCCGTTTCCGCCGCCCGCGAGCTGATTGCGCAGGGGCCGGAGATTGTCCTGATCAAGCACCTGGCGCGCGCCGCTAAAAGCATGGCGTGCTTCGAGATGTTGCTGGTTACGCAGAGCGAAGCCTGGCACATCAGCCGTCCGCTGGTGGATTTTGGCATGCGCCAGCCGGTTGGCGTGGGCGACGTCACCAGCGGTTTGCTGCTGGTTAAACTGCTGCAGGGGACATCCCTGCGCGATGCGCTGGAGCACGTGACGGCGGCGGTATATGAAATCATGCTCACCACCAAAGCGATGGGTGAGTATGAGCTGCAGGTGGTTGCCGCCCAGGATCGCATCGCCCGCCCCGAACATCTGTTCCGCGCTGTAGAAGTATAA
- the pdxH gene encoding pyridoxamine 5'-phosphate oxidase, producing the protein MSDNNSDNTSANNDANNSELQHIAHLRREYIKGGLRRTDLPAQPLDLFERWLAQACEARLADPTAMVVATVDEKGQPYQRIVLLKHYDEKGLVFYTNLGSRKAHHIENNPQISLLFPWHMLERQVMVIGKAERLSTLEVVKYFHSRPRDSQIGAWVSQQSSRISARGVLESKFLELKQKFQQGEVPLPSFWGGFRVSIDQMEFWQGGQHRLHDRFLYQRENSGWKIDRLAP; encoded by the coding sequence ATGTCAGACAACAATTCAGACAACACCTCAGCCAACAATGATGCCAATAACAGCGAGCTGCAGCACATTGCGCACCTGCGTCGCGAGTACATCAAAGGCGGCCTGCGCCGCACCGATCTTCCTGCCCAGCCGCTAGACCTTTTTGAACGTTGGCTTGCCCAGGCCTGCGAGGCCCGTCTTGCCGATCCCACGGCGATGGTGGTGGCGACGGTGGATGAGAAGGGCCAGCCTTACCAGCGTATCGTTCTGCTCAAACACTATGATGAAAAGGGGCTGGTGTTCTATACCAACCTCGGCAGCCGCAAGGCGCACCATATTGAAAATAACCCGCAGATCAGCCTGCTGTTTCCCTGGCACATGCTGGAGCGCCAGGTGATGGTCATTGGCAAAGCAGAGCGCCTTTCGACGCTGGAAGTCGTGAAGTATTTCCACAGCCGCCCACGCGACAGCCAGATTGGTGCATGGGTTTCGCAGCAGTCCAGCCGGATCTCTGCCCGTGGGGTCCTCGAAAGCAAGTTCCTTGAGCTTAAGCAGAAGTTTCAGCAGGGCGAAGTCCCGCTGCCGAGCTTCTGGGGCGGATTCCGTGTCAGCATCGATCAGATGGAGTTCTGGCAGGGGGGGCAGCACCGCCTCCACGATCGTTTTTTATACCAGCGTGAAAACAGCGGCTGGAAAATCGATCGTCTCGCGCCTTAA
- the sodC gene encoding superoxide dismutase [Cu-Zn] SodC — translation MKRLSLAVLTLLACTGAQAASEEVEMNLVTSQGVGQSIGTVKITETDKGLEFAPDLKALPPGDHGFHVHAKGSCEPAMKEGKASAAEAAGGHLDPHTTGKHEGPEGAGHTGDLPVLQVNNDGKATQPVVSPRLKKLDEVKNRSLMIHVGGDNYSDKPEPLGGGGARYACGVIN, via the coding sequence ATGAAGCGATTAAGCCTGGCCGTATTAACACTGTTAGCCTGCACTGGTGCGCAGGCTGCCAGTGAAGAGGTTGAAATGAACCTTGTCACTTCACAAGGCGTGGGGCAGTCAATCGGGACGGTGAAAATCACCGAAACGGATAAGGGACTGGAATTTGCGCCCGATCTCAAAGCGCTCCCGCCTGGCGATCACGGTTTTCACGTTCACGCCAAGGGAAGCTGTGAGCCTGCCATGAAAGAGGGGAAAGCCTCGGCGGCTGAGGCAGCCGGTGGACACCTCGATCCGCACACGACGGGTAAGCATGAGGGGCCAGAAGGTGCCGGTCATACGGGAGATCTGCCGGTACTTCAGGTCAATAACGACGGTAAAGCCACCCAGCCTGTGGTTTCACCGCGTCTGAAGAAGCTGGATGAGGTGAAAAACAGATCCCTGATGATCCACGTCGGTGGCGACAACTACTCCGACAAACCAGAGCCGTTAGGCGGCGGCGGGGCACGCTACGCCTGTGGCGTGATTAACTAA
- the tyrS gene encoding tyrosine--tRNA ligase gives MASGNLIKQLQERGLVAQVTDENALAERLAQGPIALYCGFDPTADSLHLGHLVPLLCLKRFQQAGHKPVALVGGATGLIGDPSFKAAERKLNTEDTVQEWVDKIRKQVAPFLDFDCGDNSAIAANNYDWFGGMNVLTFLRDIGKHFSVNQMINKEAVKQRLNRDDQGISFTEFSYNLLQGYDFACLNELHGVALQIGGSDQWGNITSGIDLTRRLHQNQVFGLTVPLITKADGTKFGKTEGGAVWLDPKKTSPYKFYQFWINTADADVYRFLKFFTFMDIAEINALEEEDKNSGKAPRAQYVLAEQVTRLVHGEEGLEAAKRITASLFNGTLSDLSEADFEQLAQDGVPMVEMEKGADLMQALVDSDLQPSRGQARKTIASNAVTVNGEKQSDAEYTFTDSDRLFGRYTLLRRGKKNYCLICWK, from the coding sequence ATGGCAAGCGGTAACTTGATTAAACAATTGCAAGAGCGGGGGCTCGTGGCCCAGGTGACGGACGAAAATGCGTTAGCAGAGCGACTGGCGCAAGGCCCGATCGCGCTCTATTGCGGCTTCGATCCCACCGCTGACAGCTTGCATTTGGGGCATCTGGTTCCATTGTTATGCCTGAAACGCTTCCAGCAGGCAGGCCACAAGCCTGTGGCGCTGGTGGGTGGCGCAACGGGCCTGATTGGCGATCCGAGCTTTAAAGCCGCCGAGCGTAAACTTAACACGGAAGACACTGTCCAGGAGTGGGTGGATAAGATCCGCAAACAGGTTGCGCCTTTCCTCGACTTTGACTGCGGTGACAACTCGGCCATCGCGGCAAACAACTACGACTGGTTTGGCGGCATGAACGTGCTGACCTTCCTGCGCGATATCGGGAAGCACTTCTCTGTAAACCAGATGATCAACAAAGAGGCGGTAAAGCAGCGTCTGAACCGTGACGATCAGGGCATCTCTTTTACCGAGTTCTCCTATAACCTGCTGCAGGGCTACGATTTTGCCTGCCTGAACGAGCTGCACGGCGTGGCATTGCAGATCGGCGGTTCCGATCAGTGGGGGAACATCACCTCCGGTATCGACTTGACCCGTCGTCTGCATCAGAACCAGGTCTTTGGTCTGACCGTTCCGCTGATCACCAAAGCCGACGGCACCAAGTTTGGTAAAACCGAGGGTGGCGCGGTCTGGCTGGATCCGAAGAAAACCAGCCCGTATAAGTTCTACCAGTTCTGGATCAACACTGCCGATGCTGACGTCTACCGTTTCCTGAAGTTCTTTACCTTTATGGATATCGCGGAGATCAACGCTCTGGAAGAGGAAGATAAGAACAGCGGTAAAGCGCCGCGCGCCCAGTACGTGCTTGCCGAGCAGGTGACCCGTCTGGTACACGGCGAAGAGGGGCTGGAAGCGGCGAAACGCATCACCGCCAGCCTGTTCAACGGTACCCTGAGCGATCTGAGCGAAGCAGACTTTGAGCAGCTGGCTCAAGACGGCGTGCCGATGGTTGAAATGGAGAAGGGCGCGGATCTGATGCAGGCGCTGGTGGATTCTGATCTTCAGCCGTCTCGTGGCCAGGCTCGCAAGACCATCGCCTCTAACGCGGTCACCGTCAACGGTGAAAAACAGTCCGATGCAGAATATACCTTTACCGACAGCGACCGCCTGTTTGGGCGCTATACGCTGCTGCGTCGTGGTAAGAAAAATTACTGTCTGATCTGCTGGAAGTAA
- a CDS encoding DUF1289 domain-containing protein, which translates to MPEQLEFFPIVSPCRGICQTDEQGYCRGCLRSRDERFNWQRMSDSEKQNVLRLCHQRALRKKRAGNQPAGEEPQQPSLF; encoded by the coding sequence GTGCCGGAACAGCTGGAGTTTTTCCCCATTGTAAGCCCATGCCGGGGAATTTGTCAGACCGACGAGCAGGGCTACTGCCGGGGCTGCCTGCGCAGCCGGGATGAGCGCTTTAACTGGCAGCGCATGAGCGATAGCGAAAAGCAGAACGTTTTACGTCTCTGCCATCAGCGAGCCCTGCGTAAAAAGCGTGCAGGTAACCAGCCGGCAGGCGAAGAACCGCAGCAGCCCTCACTGTTTTAA